In a single window of the Melioribacteraceae bacterium genome:
- the lptB gene encoding LPS export ABC transporter ATP-binding protein, translating into MLNTEIQTFSSSNLVKVYKKRTVVNNVSIKVEQGEIVGLLGPNGAGKTTTFYMMVGMIRPNDGSVFLNSKEVTNEPMYLRAKMGIGYLPQEASIFRKLSVEDNIMAILQLLKLNKAEREERLEKLIDELGINKVRKTLGYQLSGGERRRCEIARSLATNPSFILLDEPFAGVDPIAVEDIMNIVANLKNKGIGILITDHNVHETLSIVDRAYILISGKIFKEGTANDLAEDSEVRKLYLGEKFKLDRYS; encoded by the coding sequence ATGTTAAACACTGAAATCCAAACCTTTAGCAGCAGTAATTTGGTGAAGGTTTACAAGAAACGAACGGTAGTGAATAACGTTTCGATTAAGGTGGAACAGGGTGAAATTGTAGGATTATTAGGACCAAACGGCGCGGGCAAAACTACAACCTTTTATATGATGGTTGGAATGATTAGACCTAATGATGGCAGTGTATTCCTTAATTCGAAAGAAGTTACAAATGAGCCTATGTATTTAAGAGCCAAGATGGGGATTGGTTATCTGCCTCAGGAAGCATCCATATTTAGAAAATTGAGTGTTGAAGATAATATTATGGCAATTCTTCAGTTGCTTAAATTAAACAAGGCGGAGAGAGAAGAGAGACTAGAAAAATTGATTGATGAATTGGGAATTAATAAGGTGCGTAAAACTCTCGGTTACCAATTAAGCGGTGGCGAGAGGAGAAGATGTGAGATTGCTAGATCATTGGCTACAAATCCAAGCTTTATATTACTTGATGAACCATTTGCTGGAGTTGATCCGATTGCGGTTGAAGATATCATGAATATCGTTGCCAATTTAAAAAATAAAGGAATTGGAATTTTAATAACCGACCATAACGTACACGAAACGCTAAGTATTGTTGACCGCGCATATATTCTAATAAGTGGTAAAATATTTAAGGAAGGCACGGCAAATGATCTGGCCGAAGATAGTGAGGTCAGAAAATTATATCTAGGCGAAAAGTTTAAGTTGGATAGATATTCTTAA
- the lptC gene encoding LPS export ABC transporter periplasmic protein LptC has translation MKKICITICFLFAVQIIAQTEDMVRVTGDSLVGKSINGESIREVYGNVVITQGDILINCNKAIQNINKNNVELTGNVVVKQDSIIIKTPNGFYDGNNKIASSNSGVNLTDGHINLSAKNGYYYFNEKRSSFLGNVILTDALSVLKSNSLSYYDDEDKAFAEGNISVSDTSTTLFTDRLTYFRQTKDSYAKGNIRAYDPKNYFVIFGDSLIDKKSNNYSKIIGNSFLVKIDTSSIAENDTLYIAANSMEAYSDSTELLIASDSVKIVRGDFSSLNDKTYFYRHSGLMKTNKEENSINPPILWSGETQLVGDSVIISLIDKKIDNIDIKNNSSIITVSLDSLNRYDQISGKNIILYFSEGSLAQSKVNENTLTIYYLYEDAEPNGLLKASSENAKIFFEENKVIDVRFYKNAISEYHPENMVIGNEKSFVIPSFKLYDGKPTLNFIYNTFKKYFDQLKEDNQFNVKH, from the coding sequence ATGAAAAAGATTTGTATTACTATCTGCTTTCTCTTCGCCGTTCAGATTATAGCGCAAACCGAAGATATGGTTAGAGTAACAGGTGATAGTCTGGTTGGTAAAAGCATTAACGGTGAATCTATTAGGGAAGTTTATGGAAATGTAGTTATTACACAAGGTGATATATTAATTAATTGTAATAAAGCTATACAAAACATCAATAAAAATAATGTTGAACTCACCGGCAATGTTGTTGTTAAGCAGGATAGCATAATTATAAAAACACCGAACGGTTTTTATGATGGTAATAATAAAATTGCTTCTTCGAATTCTGGAGTGAATTTAACTGATGGGCATATAAACTTATCAGCCAAAAATGGGTATTACTATTTCAATGAGAAACGTTCCTCCTTTTTAGGCAATGTAATACTTACTGATGCACTGTCAGTCTTAAAATCAAATTCATTATCATATTATGACGATGAGGATAAAGCTTTCGCAGAAGGGAACATAAGCGTCTCTGACACATCCACTACTCTTTTCACAGACCGGCTTACCTACTTTCGACAAACTAAAGACTCATATGCCAAGGGGAATATTCGGGCTTATGATCCTAAAAATTATTTTGTGATTTTCGGCGATTCTTTAATTGATAAAAAATCGAATAATTACTCGAAGATTATAGGCAATTCATTTCTTGTAAAAATAGATACTTCCTCCATAGCAGAGAACGATACACTTTATATAGCGGCAAACAGCATGGAAGCTTATTCCGATTCTACCGAACTACTTATAGCCTCTGACTCTGTAAAAATTGTTCGCGGTGATTTTTCATCCTTGAACGACAAAACCTACTTTTACAGACATAGCGGATTGATGAAAACTAATAAAGAGGAAAATTCTATAAATCCGCCGATACTTTGGAGCGGAGAAACTCAATTAGTTGGAGATTCGGTTATAATATCCTTGATTGATAAAAAAATAGACAATATTGATATAAAGAATAATTCATCAATAATTACAGTTAGTTTAGATTCACTAAATCGGTATGATCAGATATCTGGAAAAAATATTATCCTTTATTTTTCGGAAGGATCACTCGCACAATCGAAAGTCAACGAAAATACCCTAACTATTTATTATTTATATGAAGATGCTGAGCCCAATGGGTTATTAAAAGCGAGCTCGGAAAATGCTAAAATCTTTTTTGAGGAAAATAAAGTAATAGATGTTCGTTTTTATAAAAATGCAATTAGTGAATATCACCCAGAAAATATGGTAATAGGAAATGAAAAAAGTTTTGTAATCCCATCCTTTAAACTGTATGATGGGAAGCCGACTCTAAATTTTATTTATAATACTTTCAAAAAATATTTCGATCAATTAAAAGAGGATAACCAGTTTAATGTTAAACACTGA
- the lptC gene encoding LPS export ABC transporter periplasmic protein LptC, whose product MKYLLIICLVFFIVTCTDDKIKPVVDNSEIKGSIPSHESWNSKITFTSEGKIKAVLYSEYLKKYDEERISLLEKIKIDFYNADQVRKSELTANQGKVDDATQDMYAMDNVIASNDSGTVLRTEELKWRNSDQKIVTDKFVKIISPNEIIEGYGFESDQHLNHYVIFNVTYSSSPKKEN is encoded by the coding sequence ATGAAATATTTATTAATTATCTGTCTTGTTTTTTTTATTGTTACTTGTACTGATGATAAGATAAAACCGGTTGTAGATAATAGTGAAATTAAGGGATCTATCCCATCACACGAAAGCTGGAATTCTAAAATTACATTTACTTCTGAAGGAAAAATTAAGGCGGTTCTTTATTCCGAGTATCTAAAAAAATATGATGAGGAACGAATTTCACTTCTTGAAAAAATTAAAATTGATTTCTACAATGCCGATCAGGTAAGAAAATCGGAACTAACAGCCAACCAGGGTAAAGTTGATGATGCAACTCAAGATATGTATGCCATGGATAATGTTATTGCATCTAATGATAGCGGCACTGTCTTGCGTACAGAAGAACTAAAATGGCGAAACAGCGATCAGAAAATAGTTACTGATAAGTTTGTAAAAATAATTTCTCCAAACGAAATTATTGAAGGGTATGGATTTGAATCGGATCAGCATTTAAATCACTATGTCATTTTTAATGTTACTTATTCATCCTCTCCCAAAAAAGAAAATTAA
- a CDS encoding KpsF/GutQ family sugar-phosphate isomerase, whose product MNLFKVAGDVLTEQIIDKGREVIRVEGNAVLNLIGSIDHNFADAVKLILNSSGRVVFTGLGKSGLVARKIVATLNSTGTPAIFMHPTDALHGDLGMVRSEDIIIFISKSGHTEELINLIPMFKRIGVKIIGLLGEPNSKLGSYCDLIINSSVKEEACPYDLAPTASTTAALALGDALAVSLFEMRGFTEEDFALLHPAGSLGKRLSLKISEIMISGNDIPVVSTNTSLKDSILEITSKRLGMTCVVDENGILQGIITDGDLRRLLERTLNLSELTANDVMVRKPKTISKELLASFALQSMEKFNITSVIVIDESGKPEGVVHLHDLVKLGLQSR is encoded by the coding sequence ATTAATTTATTTAAAGTAGCGGGTGATGTTTTGACCGAACAAATCATTGATAAAGGTAGAGAAGTAATAAGAGTAGAAGGAAATGCGGTTCTAAATTTAATTGGTTCAATAGATCACAATTTTGCAGATGCTGTAAAATTAATCTTAAACTCATCGGGCAGAGTTGTTTTTACGGGATTAGGCAAATCGGGTTTAGTCGCTCGAAAAATTGTGGCAACTTTAAATTCTACAGGAACACCTGCGATTTTTATGCATCCTACCGATGCTCTTCATGGCGATCTGGGAATGGTAAGATCGGAAGATATTATTATTTTCATTTCTAAGAGTGGTCACACCGAGGAATTGATAAATCTCATTCCTATGTTTAAAAGGATTGGCGTTAAAATTATTGGTTTGCTTGGTGAACCAAATTCAAAACTGGGAAGTTATTGCGATTTAATTATTAATTCATCGGTGAAGGAAGAAGCCTGCCCATATGACCTTGCACCAACGGCCTCTACAACGGCAGCACTTGCATTGGGTGATGCTCTCGCGGTATCACTTTTTGAAATGAGAGGATTTACCGAGGAAGATTTCGCATTGCTTCATCCAGCCGGAAGTTTAGGCAAACGACTTTCACTCAAAATTTCTGAAATAATGATTTCGGGAAATGATATTCCAGTTGTGAGTACCAATACTTCATTGAAGGATTCAATTCTGGAAATAACTTCAAAACGATTGGGTATGACATGTGTTGTTGATGAGAATGGAATATTACAAGGGATTATTACCGATGGTGATTTAAGAAGATTGCTTGAGCGGACTTTAAATTTATCTGAATTAACTGCGAATGATGTAATGGTAAGGAAGCCAAAAACAATTAGTAAAGAACTGCTCGCTTCCTTTGCGCTGCAATCAATGGAAAAATTCAATATAACATCCGTAATTGTAATTGATGAATCGGGGAAACCAGAGGGTGTTGTTCATTTGCATGACTTGGTGAAATTAGGATTGCAGTCAAGATGA
- a CDS encoding HAD hydrolase family protein: MNPKFKRIKLFLFDLEGVLFNDGDSPSELVLLLNEYFTDPVFEECKFGIVSARENDSLIERLHKTKNCVVISSTLDKVTAVDKLLRKLDLNYDSVFFMGDELLDLPLLRKCYISAAPSNARREVKRSVNMIFKSSGAENILGELKKIYMKSKEAPSRGTKC, translated from the coding sequence GTGAATCCAAAATTCAAACGTATAAAATTATTCCTATTCGATTTAGAAGGTGTTTTATTTAATGATGGAGATTCGCCAAGCGAACTGGTTCTTTTATTAAATGAATATTTCACAGATCCTGTTTTCGAAGAATGCAAATTCGGAATCGTATCCGCTAGAGAAAATGATTCATTGATTGAACGGTTACATAAAACTAAAAATTGTGTGGTTATTTCATCTACATTGGATAAAGTTACTGCGGTCGATAAACTCTTGCGAAAATTAGATTTGAATTATGATTCTGTCTTTTTTATGGGTGATGAATTGCTAGATTTACCATTACTGCGTAAATGTTATATTTCGGCGGCACCATCTAATGCTCGTCGCGAAGTTAAAAGATCAGTTAATATGATCTTTAAATCTAGTGGCGCCGAAAACATTTTAGGCGAATTAAAAAAAATATATATGAAATCGAAGGAGGCACCAAGCCGTGGGACAAAATGCTAA